In a genomic window of Glycine max cultivar Williams 82 chromosome 13, Glycine_max_v4.0, whole genome shotgun sequence:
- the PR1-3 gene encoding pathogenesis-related protein 1 precursor: protein MGYMCIKISFCVMCVLGLVIVGDVAYAQDSAEDYVNAHNAARAEVGSQSPRQTVIVPSLAWDDTVAAYAESYANQRKGDCQLIHSGGEYGENIAMSTGELSGTDAVKMWVDEKSNYDYDSNSCVGGECLHYTQVVWANSVRLGCAKVTCDNGGTFITCNYDPPGNFVGERPYKL from the coding sequence ATGGGGTACATGTGCATTAAGATTTCGTTTTGTGTGATGTGTGTGCTGGGGTTGGTGATCGTGGGTGATGTTGCCTACGCTCAAGATTCAGCAGAAGACTACGTGAATGCACACAATGCAGCACGAGCAGAGGTGGGTTCTCAATCACCAAGACAAACAGTGATTGTTCCAAGTTTGGCTTGGGATGATACGGTTGCTGCTTATGCAGAGAGCTATGCTAATCAACGCAAAGGTGACTGCCAACTGATCCACTCTGGTGGTGAATACGGAGAGAATATTGCAATGAGCACTGGTGAACTAAGTGGCACAGATGCAGTGAAAATGTGGGTTGATGAGAAATCCAACTATGACTATGATTCTAACTCTTGTGTTGGAGGAGAGTGCCTGCACTACACACAGGTCGTTTGGGCTAACTCGGTGCGTCTTGGATGTGCCAAAGTGACATGTGATAACGGAGGCACTTTCATCACTTGCAACTATGATCCCCCTGGCAACTTTGTTGGTGAAAGACCCTACAAACTGTAG